One segment of Gloeocapsa sp. PCC 7428 DNA contains the following:
- a CDS encoding type I polyketide synthase — protein sequence MNQTNINDNTQQRVLTALKEARAKLEAVEQAKNERIAIIGMAGRFPGARNIDEFWQNICNGKNSIQFLPDEELQANGVDAELNHPNYVKAYASFPDFEYFAADFFGYSPREAEIIEPQHRIFLECAYEALETAGYDPEKYQGDIGVYAGASLNSYIINLYTSALGINNVQAVISNVMGLMPTRVSYKLNLTGPSCGVQTGCSTSLVSVHLACQSLLNRECDMALAGGVSVNASGKSGYVYQADGVLSPDGYCRAFDAQGQGTVFGNGVGIVVLKRLSEALADGDYIYAIIKGSAINNDGASKVGLTAPSVAGQAKVVASAIAKAGINPETIEYIETHGTGTALGDPIEIAALTKAFRQYTQAAQFCAIASVKTNIGHLDAAAGVAGLIKTALAINHGKIPPSLNFESPNPQIDFTDSPFYVNTQLQDWHNTPRRAAVSSFGMGGTNAHVILEAEGRRQEVEGRRQGRNYQLLVVSAKTDAALEVATANLVEYLKQIPDVNLADVAYTLQVGRQHFTERRAVACQDATQVIELLSSADSRHSTQNNLVFMFAGQGSQYLDMAKELYATESLFREHVDRCCEILKPHLGLNLCDVIYSPAAVANINDTLYAQPALFVIEYALAQLWMSWGIQPQAMIGHSIGEYVAATLAGVFALEDALAIVAMRGRLMQQCSPGAMLAVSLTATQVNAYLNQDLTIAAINGDKMCVVSGAIAAIEELQQRLTAEGIGCRRLHTSHAFHSPMMQSVVEPLVAQLHQIQLSAPQIPFISNLTGTWIATSEATDPNYWGNQLRQTVKFGAGIAEIMQLANPIFLEVAPGRTLSSLVKAQFQVDTLVSLHHPQEQQSDIALMLQSLGKLWQAGVEINWQGLYADEKRSRIPLPTYPFERQRYWVERDNKNTIVEHQTDIDDWLYIPAWKRSAPVPGEETGECWLLFIDSAGLGSQLAQHLQQIGHDVVIVKAEREFSDNEQVYAIAPDNATDYTRLLDSLQARKKTPTKIVHLWQLDQDQNDLQLGFYSLLFLVQALDTPIDISVITNELHEVVGTENTEPVGTTILGLCKVIPQEFPQIRCRNIDIERDKTQIRDLIAELTTPAFDNVAYRNHHRWLQTYEKLPKIANKPLRTGGVYLIVGDLVEGLGLVFAQYLAEKYHARLIIVGRADLPEKHDWEKWLATHGRQDTVSDCIRKLQNIEAQSQEMLFFSADLASERICEIVAKADQHFGKIHGVIYAGVMGDRASHLIKSLTPTQIEEQFHSKVYGLIALEQALQGRPIDFYLLQSSLSTVVGGVGFAAYAAANTFMDAFARAHNQHSTKWISVNWDAVKFDDTDIQSNSALLNFAMTPQQVWELTERILSTTGIPQIIATPRDLQNPITEIQPTLPTIEERPATYIPPSNEIEQKVANIMQELLGIQHISIHDNFFELGGHSLLAIQAVSRLREDFQIDLPMREFLFESPTIAGIAKVIDDKLTQKQADMLELLQQIEQEDG from the coding sequence ATGAATCAAACTAACATCAATGACAACACACAGCAGCGCGTTTTAACAGCACTCAAAGAAGCCCGCGCCAAACTCGAAGCGGTTGAACAGGCGAAAAACGAGCGCATTGCAATTATTGGCATGGCAGGGCGGTTTCCTGGTGCTAGAAATATTGATGAGTTCTGGCAAAATATCTGTAATGGTAAAAACTCAATTCAATTTCTCCCCGATGAAGAACTGCAAGCAAATGGCGTTGATGCCGAGTTAAATCATCCGAATTATGTGAAAGCTTACGCGAGTTTTCCTGATTTTGAATACTTTGCAGCAGATTTTTTCGGTTACTCGCCGCGCGAAGCTGAGATTATAGAACCGCAGCATCGCATTTTTTTAGAATGTGCATACGAAGCTTTAGAAACCGCCGGATACGACCCAGAAAAATATCAAGGTGATATTGGTGTTTATGCGGGTGCGTCTTTAAATAGCTATATTATTAATCTTTATACATCGGCTTTAGGCATCAATAACGTTCAAGCTGTTATTAGTAACGTAATGGGTTTAATGCCCACGCGCGTATCTTACAAGTTAAACCTCACAGGACCAAGTTGCGGTGTCCAAACCGGATGTTCGACTTCTTTAGTCAGCGTTCATTTGGCGTGTCAAAGTTTACTTAATCGTGAATGCGATATGGCGTTGGCTGGGGGCGTGTCAGTCAATGCGAGTGGCAAATCGGGCTATGTTTACCAAGCTGATGGTGTGTTATCACCTGATGGCTATTGTCGTGCCTTTGATGCCCAAGGACAAGGTACAGTGTTTGGTAATGGAGTCGGGATTGTTGTCCTCAAGCGACTTAGCGAAGCTTTAGCGGATGGAGATTACATCTATGCAATTATTAAAGGTTCGGCGATTAATAATGATGGTGCATCTAAAGTTGGGTTAACTGCCCCCAGCGTTGCAGGGCAAGCGAAAGTCGTTGCTAGCGCCATTGCTAAAGCAGGTATTAACCCTGAAACAATTGAATACATCGAAACCCACGGTACAGGAACCGCGTTAGGCGACCCGATTGAAATTGCAGCATTAACGAAAGCCTTTCGCCAGTATACACAAGCCGCTCAATTTTGTGCGATCGCTTCAGTGAAAACTAATATTGGGCATTTAGATGCTGCGGCGGGAGTAGCCGGATTAATTAAAACTGCATTGGCAATCAATCACGGCAAAATACCACCCAGCTTAAATTTTGAGTCTCCTAACCCCCAAATTGATTTTACAGATAGCCCGTTTTATGTCAATACGCAGTTGCAAGACTGGCACAATACACCGCGTCGGGCAGCAGTTAGTTCTTTCGGGATGGGAGGGACAAATGCTCATGTGATTTTGGAGGCAGAAGGCAGAAGGCAGGAGGTAGAAGGCAGGAGGCAGGGGAGAAATTATCAATTGTTGGTAGTTTCTGCTAAGACTGATGCAGCTTTAGAAGTCGCGACAGCAAACTTAGTCGAGTATTTAAAGCAAATTCCCGATGTGAACTTGGCTGATGTTGCTTATACGTTGCAAGTTGGACGACAACATTTTACTGAAAGACGCGCGGTTGCGTGTCAAGATGCTACGCAAGTAATTGAACTTCTATCTTCCGCAGATTCTCGCCATTCTACGCAAAATAACCTTGTATTCATGTTTGCGGGACAAGGTAGCCAGTATCTTGATATGGCAAAAGAGTTGTATGCAACTGAATCCTTATTTCGCGAACACGTTGACCGTTGCTGTGAGATACTCAAACCGCATTTGGGTTTAAATCTGTGTGATGTGATTTATTCTCCTGCCGCAGTTGCAAATATCAATGACACTTTATACGCTCAACCCGCGCTGTTTGTCATTGAGTATGCTTTAGCACAGTTATGGATGTCGTGGGGAATTCAGCCCCAAGCGATGATTGGACATAGTATTGGTGAATATGTCGCTGCTACGCTTGCGGGAGTGTTTGCGCTAGAAGATGCGTTGGCAATTGTCGCGATGCGCGGGCGACTGATGCAGCAGTGTTCTCCTGGCGCGATGTTAGCCGTGAGTTTGACCGCAACACAAGTTAATGCTTACCTCAACCAAGACTTGACAATTGCGGCAATTAATGGTGACAAAATGTGTGTTGTTTCTGGTGCGATCGCAGCGATTGAGGAATTGCAACAGCGTCTTACGGCTGAAGGTATCGGTTGTCGTCGCTTGCATACATCTCATGCGTTTCATTCACCAATGATGCAGTCGGTTGTCGAACCGTTAGTTGCCCAATTGCATCAAATTCAGTTATCTGCGCCGCAAATACCTTTTATATCCAATCTTACAGGAACTTGGATTGCTACTAGCGAAGCAACAGACCCAAATTATTGGGGAAATCAGTTACGCCAAACTGTAAAATTCGGTGCGGGAATTGCAGAAATTATGCAACTTGCAAATCCGATATTTTTAGAAGTTGCGCCAGGAAGAACGCTCAGCAGCCTCGTTAAGGCACAATTTCAAGTTGATACGCTTGTTAGTTTGCATCATCCGCAAGAGCAACAATCCGATATTGCATTAATGTTGCAATCGTTAGGAAAACTTTGGCAAGCAGGGGTAGAAATTAATTGGCAAGGATTGTATGCTGATGAAAAGCGATCGCGGATTCCGTTACCCACATATCCTTTTGAACGACAACGCTATTGGGTTGAACGCGACAATAAAAACACGATTGTAGAGCATCAAACTGATATTGATGATTGGCTGTACATACCCGCTTGGAAACGTTCTGCACCCGTACCTGGGGAGGAAACAGGTGAATGTTGGCTATTATTCATCGATTCCGCTGGGTTAGGTTCGCAACTAGCACAACACCTCCAGCAAATTGGGCATGATGTCGTTATTGTCAAAGCCGAGCGCGAATTTTCCGACAATGAGCAAGTGTATGCGATCGCACCCGACAACGCAACGGACTACACTCGCTTATTGGATTCGTTACAAGCACGCAAGAAAACGCCGACAAAAATTGTCCATTTGTGGCAATTAGACCAAGATCAAAATGATTTGCAGCTTGGGTTTTATAGTTTGTTATTTCTGGTACAAGCACTTGATACACCAATTGATATCAGTGTCATCACAAATGAATTACACGAAGTTGTAGGCACAGAAAACACCGAGCCTGTAGGGACAACAATTCTAGGATTATGCAAAGTTATTCCGCAAGAATTTCCCCAAATTCGCTGTCGAAATATTGACATTGAGCGAGATAAAACTCAAATTAGAGATTTAATTGCAGAACTTACCACACCCGCATTCGATAACGTTGCGTATCGCAATCATCACCGTTGGCTACAAACATATGAGAAATTACCAAAAATTGCCAACAAACCATTACGAACAGGCGGCGTCTATCTCATTGTCGGAGATTTAGTCGAAGGTTTAGGACTTGTTTTTGCACAATATCTTGCCGAAAAATATCATGCCAGATTGATTATTGTAGGAAGAGCAGATTTACCCGAAAAACACGATTGGGAAAAATGGCTTGCTACCCACGGGCGACAAGATACCGTCAGCGATTGCATTCGCAAATTACAAAATATTGAAGCCCAAAGTCAAGAAATGCTATTCTTTAGCGCTGATTTAGCCTCAGAAAGAATTTGCGAAATAGTTGCCAAAGCCGATCAGCATTTTGGTAAAATTCATGGTGTGATTTATGCGGGAGTCATGGGCGATCGCGCTAGTCATCTAATCAAATCACTCACCCCTACCCAAATAGAAGAGCAATTTCACTCTAAAGTATACGGCTTAATCGCGCTTGAACAAGCCCTGCAAGGTAGACCAATCGACTTTTACCTACTACAATCTTCACTTTCAACCGTCGTTGGGGGAGTAGGATTTGCAGCCTACGCAGCAGCAAATACATTCATGGATGCTTTCGCCCGCGCCCACAATCAACATTCTACAAAGTGGATTAGCGTCAACTGGGATGCCGTCAAATTTGATGATACCGACATCCAAAGCAACTCAGCCCTACTCAACTTTGCCATGACACCCCAACAAGTTTGGGAATTAACCGAACGCATTTTATCAACAACCGGCATTCCACAAATCATCGCCACACCCAGAGACTTACAAAATCCCATCACCGAAATTCAACCGACACTCCCCACAATCGAAGAGAGACCAGCAACCTACATCCCCCCCAGCAACGAAATCGAGCAAAAAGTTGCCAACATCATGCAAGAACTGCTAGGAATCCAACACATCAGCATTCACGACAACTTCTTTGAACTCGGCGGACATTCGCTACTCGCAATCCAAGCCGTTTCCCGCCTGCGCGAAGACTTTCAAATAGATTTACCAATGCGCGAATTTTTATTCGAGTCACCCACAATCGCCGGAATCGCCAAAGTCATCGACGACAAACTTACACAAAAACAAGCCGATATGCTCGAACTGCTGCAACAGATAGAACAAGAAGATGGGTAG
- a CDS encoding LLM class flavin-dependent oxidoreductase, with protein sequence MKFSLFYFDGDGSVLQPNKYKLLIESAKFADQNGFAAIWTPERHFHAFGGLYPNPALTSAALATITDRIQLRAGSLVIPLHDPIRVAEEWAVVDNLSNGRVAIAFASGWTVDDFVLARDTHAHRKANMWRGIKLVQQLWRGDAVDFQDATGKSFQVKTLPKPIQPELPIWITCQSNETFIEAGKLGANVLTSLLTGSLESIVPKIKLYRESLQKHGHKPESRKVTLMMHTFLGDNVNTVKEKVRRPFCNYLKTHYDLLENLAKGMGLNISIKDFSEDDLDSLLLFGVEGFMKGRSLIGTPQICRSFVEEVRRADVDEIACLIDFVQDFDYVMESLSYLKQLQDMVVLSEI encoded by the coding sequence ATGAAATTCAGCCTATTTTACTTCGACGGAGACGGTTCAGTTCTCCAACCAAACAAATACAAACTTCTGATCGAAAGCGCCAAATTCGCTGATCAAAACGGTTTCGCCGCGATTTGGACACCCGAACGTCACTTTCATGCTTTTGGTGGATTATACCCTAACCCCGCATTAACCAGCGCCGCCCTAGCAACGATCACCGATCGCATCCAACTCCGCGCCGGAAGCTTAGTCATACCATTACACGATCCGATCCGAGTAGCAGAAGAGTGGGCAGTTGTCGATAACCTTTCTAATGGTAGAGTAGCGATCGCCTTTGCTTCAGGATGGACAGTCGATGATTTTGTTTTAGCCCGCGACACTCACGCGCATCGTAAAGCGAATATGTGGCGTGGAATCAAACTTGTCCAGCAACTTTGGCGCGGTGACGCTGTTGATTTTCAAGACGCAACGGGTAAATCGTTTCAAGTCAAAACTTTACCAAAACCAATTCAACCCGAATTACCAATTTGGATCACTTGTCAATCGAATGAAACTTTTATTGAAGCCGGAAAGCTTGGTGCGAACGTATTAACATCTTTGCTGACAGGTTCATTAGAAAGTATTGTTCCCAAAATTAAATTGTATCGCGAATCGTTGCAAAAACACGGTCATAAGCCAGAGTCAAGAAAAGTGACGTTGATGATGCATACTTTTTTGGGGGATAACGTTAATACGGTTAAAGAGAAGGTACGGCGACCTTTTTGTAATTATTTAAAAACGCATTATGATTTGTTGGAAAATCTGGCGAAGGGAATGGGGTTGAATATTAGTATTAAGGATTTTTCTGAAGACGATCTTGATAGTTTGTTGCTGTTTGGTGTTGAAGGTTTTATGAAGGGAAGATCTTTGATTGGTACGCCGCAGATTTGTCGGAGTTTTGTTGAAGAAGTGCGACGGGCGGATGTGGATGAAATTGCTTGTTTGATTGATTTTGTGCAGGATTTTGATTATGTGATGGAGAGTTTATCTTATCTTAAGCAGTTGCAGGATATGGTTGTTTTGTCTGAGATTTGA
- a CDS encoding non-ribosomal peptide synthetase yields the protein MAKPSRRVAACRRLPQRRRDRRGKRWGEIVVEMMDERGFDDLSKRIAALSPEKRSRFERQLQLRKLAIGRRENIDELPISLAQERLWFLHQLEPDSAAYNIAIAWRFTGVLDISILERCFDTIVQRHHSLRTGFVAIDGQPRQVIVETSISLPIVDLSGLPEAILDAEVEDLAKQEAQRAFDLTQPPLIRLMLLRLASQKFVLLLTLHHLVADGWSRGVILRELASLYRAFVNGQSADVLPELPIQYVDFAVWQRRWLQDSELTAQLAYWKQQLQDLSVLELPTNRPRLPVPTFRSATQSVYFSAALSQALKALSRQQGVTLFMLLLAAFKVLLHRYTGQNDIAVGSPIANRNWVEVEPLIGFFVNTLVLRTNLAGNPKFDTLLQRVRDVAAGAYKHQDLPFAKLVEELQPQRSLSHNPLFQVMFQVQNEAYQLQNAIAPELAIPGLHLEQQWIDSGTTKFDMTWHLAERSDGILAVVEYSTDLFDADTIARMLQHFQVLLVGIVGDPQQRLSELPILSDIEQNQILFEWNKTTIEYPLLGIHQLFEAQVERTPDNIAVSFENQQLTYRELNCKANQLAHYLRSLGVKPDVLVGICLPRSLELVIGLLGILKAGGAYVPIDPKLPRDRIEYILKDAQVSRLICSHSTQITEAILIDSDRDAIAQFPSTNPDNMTSGQNLAYVIYTSGSTGTPKGTLLTHQGLTNYLNWAMTAYNVEQGCGAPVQSSIGFDATITSLYAPLLVGKTVVLIPEDREIEILGALLSANSHFSLVKSTPAHLDILSQLLADKHNWQSTNAFVVGGDALLKHHLDFWCDRDPRAKIINEYGPTETVVGCCVYDAISVDNIANTVPIGRPIDNIQLYILDQYLQPVPVGIPGELYIGGISLARGYLNKPELTAEKFIPNPFNRGNAIAESRIYKTGDLARYRADGNIEYLGRLDRQVKIRGFRVELAEIETILTQHPHIQQAVATVQNNSDRQQLIAYIVLQPESKITHSEIRQFLESKLPDYMIPSVFVTLPALPLTNNGKVDRKALPTPVFNQINATKTPPCTANEATLVKIWSEVLGVSVGIHDNFFELGGDSILSIQIVAKANQIGLNLTPRLLFQHQTIAALATVASTTPQIQAQQGIVTGNVLLTPIQHWFFENHSELHHYNQSILLETTPLKSELVRTTLQQLLIHHDALRMRFVKDDGWQQFYTLPDQTALCIVDLSLVADQQAVIHQISAQAQRCLNLSKSLFQCVLFKRGQQHDSLLFIIHHLVIDGISWRVLIDDFFAAYQQVERGEKLQLPAKTTAFQDWGNRLVDYARSPDILADLEYWVNNVSQSVALPVDYPITQINNTATSEQIITLSIEQTRALLEEVPRYYHTQINDILLTAIVQSFTQWTNSNTLLLDLEGHGREDLFADVDLSRTVGWFTIIFSVRLILNDRHPATALKSIKEQLRQIPHNGISYGLLRYLTNDQQVRSRLQNLPAAEVKFNYLGQIDNSIANFIKSPVSNQRSRFNNRCYKLEINGWIAEDKLQLSWNYNPSIHTSTTIARLTQTFASAIANIITHCQSPQAGGYTPSDFAAAKLTQKQLDKLITKIKPTKGKQGNR from the coding sequence TTGGCGAAGCCTTCTCGCAGAGTAGCGGCTTGCCGCAGGCTACCGCAGAGACGCAGAGATCGCAGAGGTAAGAGATGGGGAGAGATTGTTGTAGAAATGATGGATGAGCGAGGATTTGATGATTTGAGTAAAAGAATTGCGGCGCTTTCTCCTGAGAAGCGATCGCGATTTGAACGGCAGTTGCAATTACGGAAATTGGCGATTGGTCGGCGTGAGAATATTGATGAGTTACCGATTTCTTTGGCACAGGAAAGATTGTGGTTTTTGCATCAGTTGGAGCCTGATAGTGCGGCTTATAATATTGCGATCGCCTGGCGATTTACGGGGGTATTGGATATTAGTATACTTGAGCGCTGTTTTGATACAATTGTGCAGCGTCATCACAGTTTGCGGACTGGTTTTGTGGCGATTGATGGTCAACCCCGTCAAGTAATTGTTGAAACTTCGATATCGTTACCTATTGTTGATTTGTCCGGTTTACCAGAGGCGATTCTTGATGCGGAAGTTGAAGATCTGGCGAAACAAGAAGCCCAACGCGCATTTGACTTGACGCAACCTCCTTTAATACGGTTAATGTTGCTTCGGCTGGCATCACAGAAGTTTGTTTTACTGCTTACATTACATCATCTGGTTGCTGATGGTTGGTCACGGGGTGTGATTCTCCGCGAATTAGCATCACTTTATCGCGCTTTTGTCAATGGTCAATCGGCGGATGTGTTGCCTGAATTACCGATTCAATATGTTGATTTTGCGGTTTGGCAACGGCGATGGTTGCAAGATAGTGAACTCACAGCACAACTTGCGTATTGGAAACAGCAGTTGCAAGATTTATCGGTGTTGGAGTTACCAACGAATCGCCCGCGTCTACCTGTTCCCACTTTTCGCAGTGCGACACAATCTGTCTACTTTTCTGCCGCATTGTCGCAAGCCCTCAAAGCTTTGAGTCGTCAGCAGGGCGTGACGCTGTTTATGTTACTCTTGGCGGCTTTTAAGGTGCTGTTGCATCGTTACACAGGGCAAAATGATATCGCCGTGGGTTCGCCGATTGCTAATCGTAATTGGGTAGAGGTTGAGCCATTAATTGGCTTTTTTGTCAATACGCTGGTGCTGCGGACAAATTTGGCGGGGAATCCTAAGTTTGATACTCTCCTTCAACGAGTGCGCGATGTCGCCGCAGGTGCTTATAAACACCAAGATTTACCGTTTGCCAAGCTTGTCGAAGAATTGCAACCGCAGCGCAGTCTTAGTCACAATCCGCTGTTTCAGGTGATGTTTCAGGTGCAAAATGAGGCGTATCAATTACAAAATGCGATCGCACCTGAATTAGCCATCCCTGGCTTACACTTAGAACAACAATGGATCGATTCTGGCACAACCAAGTTTGACATGACTTGGCATTTAGCTGAAAGATCCGATGGTATTTTGGCAGTTGTCGAATACAGTACAGATTTATTTGATGCAGATACAATCGCCCGTATGCTGCAACATTTTCAGGTATTACTTGTGGGTATTGTTGGTGATCCCCAGCAACGTCTTTCCGAATTACCAATTCTGAGCGATATTGAACAAAATCAAATTTTATTTGAATGGAACAAGACAACAATTGAGTATCCGTTACTCGGAATTCATCAATTATTTGAAGCACAAGTAGAACGCACACCCGATAATATTGCAGTTAGCTTTGAAAATCAACAACTTACCTATCGCGAACTCAATTGCAAAGCGAATCAACTAGCACATTACTTACGTTCTTTAGGTGTTAAGCCTGATGTTTTAGTAGGAATTTGCCTTCCTAGATCGTTAGAACTCGTCATTGGATTACTTGGAATTCTCAAAGCAGGTGGGGCATATGTTCCTATTGATCCAAAACTACCACGCGATCGCATCGAATATATCTTAAAAGATGCGCAAGTCTCAAGATTAATTTGTTCTCACTCCACTCAAATTACTGAGGCAATCTTAATTGATTCTGATAGGGATGCGATCGCACAATTTCCATCAACAAACCCTGATAATATGACAAGTGGGCAAAACCTTGCTTATGTTATTTACACTTCTGGCTCGACAGGTACACCTAAAGGCACATTACTAACGCATCAAGGATTGACAAACTACCTGAATTGGGCGATGACTGCTTACAATGTCGAACAAGGATGCGGTGCGCCAGTTCAATCCTCGATTGGCTTTGATGCGACAATTACCAGTCTTTACGCGCCGTTGCTGGTAGGAAAAACGGTTGTTTTAATCCCAGAAGATCGAGAAATTGAAATACTTGGTGCGTTACTAAGTGCGAATAGTCATTTTAGCTTGGTGAAATCGACACCAGCACATTTAGATATATTGAGTCAATTGTTAGCAGATAAACACAATTGGCAGTCTACCAACGCTTTTGTAGTTGGTGGTGATGCACTGTTAAAACATCATCTTGATTTCTGGTGCGATCGCGATCCTCGTGCAAAAATAATTAATGAATATGGACCCACGGAAACCGTTGTTGGCTGTTGTGTTTATGATGCAATATCTGTGGATAACATAGCGAATACGGTTCCTATCGGTCGTCCAATTGATAATATCCAACTTTATATTCTCGATCAATATTTGCAACCTGTTCCGGTTGGAATACCTGGTGAACTGTATATTGGTGGAATTAGTCTCGCGCGTGGTTATTTAAATAAACCAGAGTTAACCGCAGAGAAATTTATTCCCAACCCGTTTAATAGGGGAAATGCAATCGCAGAAAGTCGAATTTATAAAACGGGAGATTTAGCGCGGTATCGTGCTGATGGTAATATTGAATATTTAGGACGGTTAGATCGTCAAGTTAAAATTCGCGGCTTTCGTGTCGAACTCGCAGAAATTGAAACAATTCTTACCCAACATCCGCACATTCAACAAGCTGTTGCAACTGTACAGAATAATAGCGATCGCCAGCAGTTAATTGCTTATATCGTTTTACAGCCGGAAAGCAAAATTACTCATTCTGAAATTCGTCAATTTCTAGAATCAAAGCTTCCCGACTATATGATTCCCTCGGTTTTTGTGACATTACCAGCGTTGCCGCTAACAAATAACGGTAAAGTTGATCGGAAAGCTTTACCAACACCAGTATTCAATCAAATTAATGCAACAAAAACACCGCCATGTACAGCAAATGAGGCAACATTAGTTAAAATTTGGTCGGAAGTGTTAGGCGTAAGCGTAGGAATTCACGACAACTTTTTTGAACTCGGAGGCGATTCGATTCTTAGCATTCAAATCGTTGCGAAGGCAAATCAAATCGGGCTAAATCTAACTCCACGGCTATTATTTCAACATCAAACGATCGCTGCTTTAGCAACTGTTGCTAGCACAACACCACAAATTCAAGCACAACAGGGAATCGTTACAGGTAATGTACTATTAACACCGATTCAACATTGGTTTTTCGAGAATCATTCTGAATTACACCACTACAATCAATCGATTTTACTAGAAACTACACCGCTAAAATCTGAGTTGGTACGTACAACGTTGCAACAACTTTTGATTCATCATGATGCATTACGAATGCGATTTGTCAAGGATGATGGTTGGCAGCAGTTTTATACATTACCAGATCAAACAGCGCTTTGTATTGTAGATTTATCATTGGTTGCCGATCAACAAGCTGTTATTCATCAAATAAGCGCGCAAGCACAAAGGTGCCTCAATTTATCAAAATCACTGTTTCAATGCGTATTATTTAAGCGAGGTCAGCAGCACGACTCGTTACTATTTATTATCCATCATCTTGTGATTGATGGTATTTCGTGGCGGGTATTAATTGACGACTTTTTTGCTGCTTATCAGCAAGTTGAACGCGGCGAAAAACTTCAACTCCCAGCGAAAACAACCGCGTTTCAAGATTGGGGAAATCGTTTAGTTGACTATGCGCGATCGCCAGATATTTTAGCTGACTTAGAATATTGGGTAAATAATGTTTCGCAATCGGTAGCATTACCAGTTGATTATCCGATAACTCAAATTAATAACACGGCTACATCTGAGCAAATAATTACACTCAGTATCGAACAAACCCGCGCTTTATTAGAAGAAGTTCCTCGATACTACCACACTCAAATTAATGATATATTACTAACAGCAATCGTCCAAAGTTTTACTCAGTGGACAAATTCTAATACTTTACTATTAGATTTAGAAGGACACGGGCGCGAAGATTTATTTGCAGATGTCGATTTATCGCGAACTGTAGGATGGTTTACCATTATATTTTCCGTGCGATTAATATTAAACGATCGCCATCCGGCAACAGCATTAAAATCAATCAAAGAGCAACTACGTCAAATTCCACATAACGGAATTAGCTACGGCTTACTACGCTACCTCACAAACGATCAGCAAGTGCGATCGCGTTTACAAAACTTACCAGCAGCCGAAGTAAAATTCAACTATCTAGGGCAAATCGATAATTCTATTGCTAACTTCATAAAATCACCCGTCAGCAACCAACGCAGCCGCTTCAATAACCGTTGCTACAAACTCGAAATCAACGGATGGATTGCCGAAGATAAACTGCAATTGAGTTGGAATTATAACCCCAGTATTCACACATCAACAACGATCGCACGTTTAACGCAAACATTCGCATCCGCGATCGCCAATATTATTACACACTGCCAATCACCCCAAGCAGGAGGTTACACACCCTCAGACTTCGCCGCCGCCAAACTCACCCAAAAACAACTCGACAAACTCATCACCAAAATCAAACCAACCAAGGGGAAACAAGGAAATCGGTAA